In Mariluticola halotolerans, one DNA window encodes the following:
- a CDS encoding glycerophosphodiester phosphodiesterase, which yields MNQHDLTPFLKRHQWPHEQSKLPFCIGHRGASGHLTENTLAAFRLAAEMGAEMWELDTQLTSDGVVVVSHDDHLQRVFGIDKRISELTAAELVALENVAVPTFSEVAALARELGTGLYIELKAPGTGLLCWRELVAHNQRFATLGSFDTNQVRELRDSDCDYPLSVLVRAGNDPHAMADRAGAHIIHLCWERASDRPQDLVTEALCTKAFQAGREIVLWHEERPEIIADIIKLPVLGICTDLPETLRPADQPRAFA from the coding sequence ATGAACCAGCACGATCTGACACCGTTCCTTAAACGCCATCAATGGCCACACGAGCAATCAAAATTACCCTTCTGCATCGGCCATCGCGGGGCCAGCGGACATTTGACCGAGAACACGCTGGCAGCCTTCCGGCTGGCCGCGGAGATGGGCGCGGAAATGTGGGAGCTGGACACCCAGCTCACAAGCGACGGCGTGGTCGTAGTCAGCCATGACGATCATTTGCAGCGCGTCTTTGGCATCGACAAACGCATCTCCGAACTCACTGCCGCCGAACTCGTGGCTCTCGAGAATGTAGCGGTGCCCACGTTTTCAGAGGTGGCAGCCCTCGCGCGGGAACTGGGCACAGGCCTTTATATCGAACTCAAGGCGCCGGGCACCGGGCTGCTCTGTTGGCGGGAACTGGTGGCGCATAATCAGCGCTTTGCCACCCTTGGTTCATTCGACACCAATCAGGTGCGTGAATTGCGTGATAGCGATTGTGACTACCCGCTTTCTGTCCTCGTGCGTGCGGGCAATGATCCCCACGCCATGGCCGACCGCGCCGGTGCCCACATTATCCATCTCTGTTGGGAACGCGCCAGTGATCGCCCGCAGGATCTGGTAACCGAGGCGCTCTGCACGAAAGCTTTCCAGGCTGGCCGCGAGATTGTGCTCTGGCACGAGGAACGTCCCGAGATTATCGCCGACATTATCAAACTGCCGGTTCTGGGCATTTGCACAGACTTGCCCGAAACCCTACGCCCTGCAGACCAGCCCCGAGCTTTTGCATGA
- a CDS encoding ABC transporter ATP-binding protein, which produces MRILLDQFSKSFGTTKVIEDMTLEVHDGEMLALLGPSGCGKSTTLFAICGIHKVTGGRILFGEKDVTDIPSQQRSVGVVFQSYALYPHMTVAQNIGFPLQVKKTPAAEITRQVGEIAEMVHIENLLARRPAELSGGQQQRVALARALIRKPDVLLLDEPLANLDAKLRLEMRSEIRRIQLETGITAILVTHDQVEAMSMCDRIAIMNAGEIIQIATPTEMYHNPATEFVAGFLGNPPIAFLRGTADNAGFALENSDLKLDLPGAKSVAANGSPLSLGIRPEDFGPAGDAIIPGKVVFVETQGRENLYDVQLANGSVLRSIQPVRDDIAVGDEVRWGANSNQIMVFTQDGTRL; this is translated from the coding sequence ATGCGCATTCTTCTCGACCAGTTCTCGAAATCCTTCGGCACCACCAAGGTCATCGAAGACATGACCCTTGAGGTCCATGACGGCGAAATGCTCGCCCTGCTTGGCCCCTCAGGTTGTGGCAAATCCACGACGCTGTTTGCCATTTGCGGCATCCACAAGGTCACTGGCGGCCGCATCTTGTTTGGCGAAAAAGACGTCACCGACATTCCCAGCCAGCAGCGCAGTGTCGGCGTCGTGTTTCAGTCCTATGCCCTTTATCCGCATATGACCGTTGCCCAGAATATCGGCTTCCCGCTGCAGGTGAAAAAAACGCCTGCCGCCGAGATTACCCGGCAGGTAGGGGAAATCGCGGAGATGGTGCATATCGAAAATCTGCTGGCGCGGCGTCCGGCCGAACTGTCCGGCGGCCAACAGCAGCGTGTCGCCCTCGCCCGCGCCCTGATCCGCAAACCCGATGTGCTGCTGCTTGATGAGCCACTGGCCAATCTCGATGCCAAATTGCGGTTGGAAATGCGCTCGGAAATCCGTCGCATTCAGCTCGAGACCGGCATCACGGCGATCCTTGTGACCCATGATCAGGTGGAAGCCATGAGCATGTGCGACCGCATCGCTATCATGAATGCCGGCGAAATCATCCAGATCGCCACGCCCACCGAAATGTATCACAACCCGGCAACCGAGTTTGTCGCCGGTTTCCTCGGCAATCCGCCCATCGCCTTTTTACGCGGCACAGCCGACAATGCCGGCTTCGCGCTAGAGAACAGCGACCTCAAACTTGATTTGCCGGGCGCGAAATCTGTTGCCGCAAATGGTAGCCCGCTGTCATTGGGCATCCGCCCGGAGGATTTCGGTCCGGCGGGCGACGCGATTATCCCCGGCAAGGTCGTATTTGTCGAAACCCAGGGACGCGAAAATCTCTACGACGTTCAGCTCGCAAATGGCAGTGTTCTGCGTTCGATCCAGCCGGTGCGCGATGATATCGCAGTAGGCGATGAAGTGCGCTGGGGCGCGAACAGCAATCAGATCATGGTCTTCACTCAGGACGGCACACGGCTATGA
- a CDS encoding carbohydrate ABC transporter permease yields MAIQSTPSVNFKAWPIILALSIVSLPLVLMYIYLFIDTITDTPPGSLFPTSFTLAHWDFLWHTKPGKANIWQVALNTLIFATSTTTIVLLVSSMAGYVLSRLNVPGRGVFLAGVMVLHAFPSVTLIIAIFIVLQMVGLYNSLIGVILVKAALDLPLGIWLMKGFYDTVPWEIEMAGIADGASRFTVWRRLVLPQVKPALAALGLFAFLSGWSEFILPQVLTPGNKVQVLSVYLAALIADDNNFDMALFKSVGVFYIIPVLILFVFFQKHLMNIYGGGSKG; encoded by the coding sequence ATGGCCATTCAATCCACACCCTCGGTGAACTTCAAAGCCTGGCCGATTATCCTGGCACTCTCCATTGTCAGTCTGCCGCTTGTGCTGATGTATATTTACCTGTTCATCGACACGATTACAGACACGCCCCCCGGTTCTCTCTTCCCCACCAGCTTCACGCTGGCCCATTGGGACTTCCTCTGGCACACCAAACCGGGCAAAGCAAACATTTGGCAGGTGGCGCTCAACACGCTGATTTTTGCCACCTCCACCACAACCATCGTTCTATTGGTCTCGTCGATGGCAGGCTATGTGCTCTCCCGCCTGAACGTGCCCGGACGCGGCGTCTTTCTGGCAGGCGTCATGGTGTTGCATGCCTTTCCATCGGTCACCCTGATCATTGCGATCTTCATCGTGCTGCAAATGGTGGGGCTCTACAATTCCCTGATCGGCGTCATTCTGGTCAAGGCAGCACTTGATCTGCCTTTGGGCATCTGGCTGATGAAGGGCTTTTACGACACCGTGCCCTGGGAAATCGAAATGGCCGGTATTGCTGATGGCGCCAGCCGCTTCACCGTATGGCGGCGGCTGGTCCTGCCGCAGGTCAAACCGGCCCTCGCAGCCCTTGGGCTATTTGCCTTTCTCTCGGGCTGGAGCGAATTCATCCTGCCGCAAGTGCTGACGCCGGGAAACAAGGTACAGGTGCTCTCTGTCTATCTCGCGGCACTGATTGCCGACGACAATAATTTTGACATGGCGCTCTTCAAGTCGGTTGGCGTCTTTTACATCATCCCGGTGCTCATTCTCTTCGTCTTCTTCCAAAAGCACCTCATGAACATCTACGGCGGAGGCTCGAAAGGCTAA
- a CDS encoding carbohydrate ABC transporter permease, giving the protein MNSSKTLGLLLIAPAVIIVVLLFLMPVVLTAAFSFTNMSTATGISGGAYQVAPNSLQRMDASIPEIAEQLAEAKYVIDEAGLATLEENEISPRIIEELRSAHLDEVFASRRDAERMLKSLRERLSTREVKKISEMFNRSILNARFDTKQELFAALDGMGLNYDADQKETIAELTYTGWVWTTENFHRLFTSSDTARILFNTVLYVGVTLIVFNTSYALILAISTHYMPDTSAGIFRAIWLLPRISPPVIYVLMWKWLTWDTGFISLFLQQFGVPSRNYLLDNAANAWFFVILINGFVGASMGMLVFSSALKAIPKSHFHASEVDGANRWQQIRHIVLPQMRWPILFVTCYQTLSLLTSFDLILLSTNGGPGGSTEVWALATYHTALNNYAGNLEYGLGTAMALILVIIGIVLALAYLRIFNYRELVSKPLIEQ; this is encoded by the coding sequence ATGAACAGTTCAAAGACGCTCGGACTATTGCTGATTGCACCCGCGGTTATCATCGTGGTGCTGCTATTTCTCATGCCGGTGGTTCTGACTGCCGCGTTCTCCTTTACCAATATGAGCACAGCAACGGGCATTTCCGGCGGCGCTTATCAGGTGGCACCAAACTCTCTGCAGCGCATGGATGCCTCCATTCCCGAAATTGCAGAACAGCTCGCCGAAGCCAAATATGTCATCGACGAGGCGGGGCTTGCGACGTTGGAAGAAAACGAGATCTCGCCGCGGATCATCGAAGAATTGCGCAGCGCGCATTTGGACGAGGTCTTTGCCTCACGCCGCGATGCCGAACGCATGCTCAAAAGTCTTCGGGAACGTCTTTCAACGCGCGAGGTCAAGAAGATCTCCGAGATGTTCAACCGTTCAATTCTGAACGCGCGGTTCGACACCAAGCAGGAGCTTTTCGCAGCGCTCGACGGCATGGGGCTCAACTATGATGCCGACCAGAAAGAGACGATTGCAGAGCTGACCTATACCGGCTGGGTGTGGACGACGGAAAACTTCCATCGCCTGTTCACCAGTTCCGACACAGCCCGCATTCTGTTCAATACAGTTCTTTACGTGGGCGTCACGCTGATCGTTTTTAACACCAGCTACGCGCTGATCCTCGCCATCTCCACCCACTATATGCCCGACACCTCGGCCGGCATTTTCCGCGCTATCTGGTTATTGCCCCGCATTTCGCCGCCGGTGATCTATGTGCTGATGTGGAAATGGCTGACATGGGACACCGGGTTTATTTCCCTGTTTCTCCAGCAATTCGGCGTGCCCTCACGCAATTACCTGCTCGATAATGCCGCCAATGCCTGGTTCTTTGTTATCCTGATTAACGGCTTTGTCGGCGCCTCCATGGGCATGCTGGTCTTTTCCTCAGCGCTCAAGGCCATCCCAAAAAGCCATTTTCATGCCAGCGAAGTTGACGGCGCGAACCGCTGGCAACAAATCCGGCATATCGTGCTGCCGCAAATGCGTTGGCCGATCCTGTTTGTGACCTGCTACCAGACCCTGTCATTGCTGACATCTTTCGACCTGATCCTGCTGTCAACCAACGGCGGTCCCGGCGGGAGCACCGAAGTCTGGGCACTCGCGACCTATCATACAGCGCTCAACAATTATGCCGGCAATCTTGAGTACGGCCTTGGTACCGCCATGGCCCTCATCCTTGTCATTATCGGCATCGTTCTGGCGCTCGCCTACCTGCGGATATTCAACTACCGCGAACTCGTCTCCAAACCGTTGATCGAGCAGTAA
- a CDS encoding ABC transporter substrate-binding protein has translation MTILSKLLRTTAIAAIAATTASAALAEDITISVWSGGSGPNDHYRTDAIEIAAEFMEREAAILGEDLNITVEKTPHNTWDDFKQALTLSAEAGTAPHIVATGHEDIAPWAQSGLIVPIEDYVDLDSWPIANIYPNLLEISSYGNVLYGLPQDAESRPMFFWNDHMKAIGYTDADLAALPQKIEDGEYTLENVLADAKKMQEAGVVEAGYGFYPRNSNGPDYWQFYTSFGGAMEEDGKLVFDKAAMTKTYQFFADAVAADITRKNHIGTPGDQWYAEVASGKAGIWHGGTWHYARYVNQEGLDDFFGNITFSLIPAGDGGKANTLTHPLVYLLISDHDERETEIAAQLVKIASEPRINVLHAIKSAHLGISPEETMIDLYSNDRWANEATKTLLPFANAMPNNSDFGTYWGIMWKNLEASWTGTKTVEAAINDAESELKSTLGDAIVIR, from the coding sequence ATGACCATTCTATCCAAATTGCTCCGAACAACGGCGATCGCCGCTATCGCAGCAACGACAGCATCCGCTGCACTGGCCGAGGACATCACCATCAGCGTCTGGTCGGGTGGCAGTGGCCCCAACGATCACTACCGCACTGATGCCATCGAGATTGCAGCCGAATTCATGGAACGCGAAGCAGCGATCCTGGGCGAAGACCTCAACATCACCGTCGAAAAAACACCGCATAATACCTGGGACGATTTCAAGCAGGCACTGACGCTTTCCGCAGAAGCAGGGACCGCGCCGCACATCGTCGCCACCGGCCATGAAGATATCGCCCCATGGGCCCAGTCGGGGCTGATTGTGCCGATTGAAGATTATGTTGATCTCGACAGCTGGCCAATCGCCAACATCTACCCCAATCTGCTCGAAATCTCGTCCTATGGTAACGTTCTGTATGGCCTGCCGCAGGATGCAGAATCCCGGCCCATGTTCTTCTGGAACGACCACATGAAAGCCATCGGTTATACCGACGCTGACCTTGCCGCCCTGCCCCAGAAAATCGAGGACGGTGAATATACGCTTGAGAACGTTCTCGCCGACGCCAAGAAAATGCAGGAAGCAGGCGTTGTTGAAGCCGGTTACGGCTTCTATCCGCGCAATTCCAACGGCCCCGATTACTGGCAGTTCTACACCAGCTTTGGCGGCGCAATGGAAGAAGATGGCAAGCTTGTCTTTGACAAGGCCGCGATGACCAAGACTTACCAGTTCTTCGCTGACGCCGTTGCCGCAGACATCACACGCAAAAATCACATCGGCACCCCCGGTGACCAGTGGTATGCGGAAGTGGCGTCGGGTAAGGCTGGCATCTGGCACGGTGGCACCTGGCACTATGCACGCTATGTCAATCAGGAAGGCCTTGATGATTTCTTTGGTAACATCACGTTCTCGCTGATTCCGGCTGGCGACGGTGGCAAGGCCAATACGCTGACCCATCCGTTGGTATACCTCCTGATCAGCGATCACGACGAGCGCGAAACCGAGATTGCCGCACAGCTGGTCAAGATCGCTTCCGAGCCGCGCATCAACGTACTGCACGCGATCAAGTCGGCTCACCTCGGCATCTCGCCCGAGGAAACCATGATCGATCTCTACAGCAATGACCGCTGGGCCAACGAAGCCACCAAAACCCTTCTGCCTTTCGCCAATGCGATGCCGAACAATTCCGACTTCGGCACCTATTGGGGCATCATGTGGAAGAACCTTGAAGCTTCATGGACCGGCACCAAGACCGTCGAAGCGGCGATCAACGATGCTGAATCCGAGCTGAAGAGCACGCTCGGCGACGCCATCGTCATCCGCTAA
- a CDS encoding dihydrodipicolinate synthase family protein, whose product MIAPVDGIIPVMLTPFDDEGKIDWTGLEALIEWYIANGSNALFAVCQSSEMQFLSVEERVELAKFTAKVTNGRIPVVASGHVADGIDDQVAELTAIADTGIDGLVLVSNRLDPNKQGAEIFRQNFDTLMAQLPKDMPLGFYECPAPYRRLLSDDEFKACAQSGRFSVMKDVSCEMGLLMHRVEMSKGTPFAVVNANAAIAWPAMQAGAPGFCGIANNYHPDLYRWLQDHGKNHPDLAEEMATFLVMSALSEAFGYPVIAKILHQRLGTIKSIHSRTIEYDVRERFWALDVVVDRLIQGTAHYRDQIKTLGN is encoded by the coding sequence ATGATCGCCCCTGTAGACGGAATTATTCCAGTAATGCTGACCCCTTTCGATGACGAAGGGAAGATCGACTGGACGGGTCTGGAAGCGCTCATTGAATGGTATATCGCCAACGGCTCCAATGCCCTGTTTGCCGTATGTCAGTCGAGCGAAATGCAGTTCCTCAGTGTCGAGGAACGTGTTGAACTGGCAAAGTTCACTGCCAAGGTCACCAATGGCCGCATTCCGGTAGTCGCATCGGGCCACGTGGCCGATGGTATTGATGATCAGGTCGCTGAACTGACCGCAATCGCCGACACCGGCATTGACGGGCTGGTGCTGGTCTCTAACCGGCTCGATCCGAACAAACAGGGCGCCGAAATCTTCCGCCAGAACTTCGACACGCTGATGGCGCAATTGCCCAAGGACATGCCTCTGGGCTTTTACGAATGCCCCGCCCCTTATCGCCGCCTTCTGAGCGATGACGAATTCAAGGCCTGCGCCCAGAGCGGCCGCTTTTCGGTCATGAAAGACGTCTCGTGTGAGATGGGCTTGCTGATGCACCGGGTGGAAATGTCCAAAGGAACACCTTTTGCGGTGGTGAACGCCAATGCCGCGATTGCCTGGCCCGCCATGCAGGCCGGTGCCCCCGGTTTCTGCGGCATAGCCAACAATTATCACCCCGATCTTTACCGCTGGCTGCAGGACCATGGCAAAAACCATCCAGACCTCGCCGAGGAAATGGCAACCTTCCTGGTCATGAGCGCCCTCAGTGAAGCATTTGGCTATCCGGTTATCGCCAAAATACTGCATCAGCGGCTTGGCACGATCAAAAGCATCCACAGCCGCACGATTGAGTATGATGTGCGCGAGCGCTTCTGGGCGCTCGACGTCGTGGTGGACCGGCTCATTCAGGGCACCGCGCATTATCGCGACCAAATCAAAACCCTGGGCAATTAG
- a CDS encoding TRAP transporter large permease produces MSTPFLIAIAGFFILAGAGLPIAFAMFSAAIAYLFISGQDVGLVAEQSLNGMFDSFVLLAVPLFILAANFMNAGTVSDRLLAFCVALVGRFRGGLAQVNVVASLIFSGMSGSAIADAAGIGRVIIDMMRKDNRYPAGYAAALTAASSVIGPIIPPSIPMVLYALISNASIGYLFLAGIVPGLLIGGILMLFNAWTARRRNFQTDEVVPLRDLPRVTLRAFPALLMPVILLAGIYGGATTPTEAAAVAAAYALVLAAFFYRALSFGQLREILLDSARSTAIVGMIIAAALVFNYLVASENIPGIVADSLSSLDMHPLVFFLMVNVIFLALGCLFDATTLLLVVVPLFIPTVNALGIDTVHFGVVIVINIMIGLITPPYGVLLFVINAVTDIPLKDIIRETWPFLWVLLGALLAMILFPEIVLFLPRLFGYQG; encoded by the coding sequence ATGAGCACGCCCTTTCTCATCGCTATCGCCGGGTTTTTCATCCTCGCCGGTGCCGGCCTGCCCATCGCCTTTGCCATGTTCTCAGCGGCAATTGCCTATCTGTTCATCAGTGGGCAGGACGTTGGCCTGGTCGCAGAGCAAAGCCTCAACGGCATGTTCGATTCCTTCGTGCTGCTGGCGGTACCGCTGTTTATTCTGGCCGCCAATTTTATGAACGCGGGCACGGTCAGCGACCGTCTGCTGGCTTTCTGCGTCGCACTGGTGGGCCGTTTCCGTGGCGGCCTTGCCCAGGTTAACGTCGTCGCCAGCCTGATTTTCTCAGGCATGTCGGGCTCCGCCATCGCCGATGCCGCCGGCATAGGCCGCGTCATCATCGATATGATGCGCAAGGACAATCGCTATCCCGCCGGTTATGCCGCTGCACTGACTGCCGCGTCGTCCGTGATCGGGCCAATCATTCCACCATCGATCCCGATGGTTCTTTATGCCCTCATCTCAAATGCCTCGATTGGCTATCTGTTTCTCGCAGGCATTGTGCCGGGCCTGTTGATCGGCGGCATCCTCATGCTGTTCAACGCATGGACCGCCCGTCGCCGCAATTTCCAGACCGATGAAGTGGTGCCCCTGCGTGATCTGCCCCGCGTCACCTTACGTGCCTTCCCGGCATTGTTGATGCCGGTCATCCTGCTCGCAGGCATTTACGGCGGGGCCACCACCCCCACGGAAGCTGCGGCCGTCGCCGCCGCCTACGCGCTGGTCCTTGCAGCTTTCTTCTACCGCGCACTCAGCTTTGGCCAGTTGCGCGAAATCCTGCTCGACAGCGCCCGTTCAACGGCCATTGTCGGCATGATCATCGCTGCCGCCCTGGTATTCAACTATCTGGTCGCCAGCGAGAACATTCCGGGGATTGTCGCCGACAGCCTCTCCAGCCTCGACATGCACCCCCTGGTCTTCTTTTTGATGGTCAACGTCATTTTCCTGGCGCTGGGCTGCCTGTTCGACGCCACCACACTGTTGCTGGTCGTCGTGCCGCTGTTCATTCCCACCGTTAATGCGCTTGGCATCGACACGGTCCATTTTGGTGTGGTGATCGTCATCAACATCATGATCGGCCTGATCACGCCGCCCTATGGTGTGCTGCTGTTTGTCATCAACGCAGTGACCGACATCCCGCTCAAGGACATTATCCGTGAGACATGGCCTTTCCTCTGGGTCCTTTTGGGCGCACTGCTGGCCATGATCCTCTTCCCCGAAATCGTTCTCTTCCTGCCGCGCCTGTTTGGCTATCAGGGATAG
- a CDS encoding TRAP transporter small permease, whose protein sequence is MIAKWRKFAEIVAVGLLTAMFASFLLQIFMRYVVNQPLGWTSEACVILYIWTVFWTSAFLLDESEHITFSMLSDALSPAKRRVLTIIGHIILGAAFLSALPAITDYVTFMKIDSTPVTRIRFDYIYSIFVVFAAAVAIRAFLSIYRALRNGAAASTNATPEQ, encoded by the coding sequence ATGATCGCTAAATGGCGCAAATTCGCTGAGATCGTGGCCGTGGGTTTACTCACGGCCATGTTCGCCTCCTTCCTCCTCCAGATTTTCATGCGCTATGTCGTCAATCAGCCATTGGGCTGGACGTCGGAAGCCTGCGTGATCCTTTATATCTGGACCGTTTTCTGGACATCCGCCTTTCTGCTCGATGAGAGTGAGCACATCACCTTCTCGATGCTCTCCGATGCCTTGAGCCCGGCCAAGCGGCGCGTGCTGACCATTATCGGACATATCATTCTGGGCGCGGCTTTCCTCAGCGCGCTGCCCGCGATTACCGATTACGTGACCTTCATGAAGATAGATTCGACCCCGGTCACCCGTATCCGCTTCGATTACATCTATTCCATTTTCGTGGTGTTTGCCGCAGCCGTGGCCATCCGCGCTTTCCTCTCCATCTACCGCGCGCTTCGCAACGGCGCGGCAGCCAGCACGAACGCGACCCCTGAACAATGA
- a CDS encoding sialic acid TRAP transporter substrate-binding protein SiaP, whose amino-acid sequence MTFTRRATLAAAAALALSGVAPAFAADPIKLRISTPAVESDWHAKMLTVFKDEVESALPGEVNVEIHLNATLFKQGTEPAAMQRGNLDMAMISAQDIAKQIPAWSVFTAGYLIRDPEHQKAVFRGEIGQEFYGMVSDQMNIHVLDVGYLGTRQLNLRDDKDIQTPEDLAGTKLRMPGSDAWQFLGTALGASPVSIAFGEVYTALQTGVVDGQDNPLPTDKAAKFYEVTKQIVLTSHLVDAIFLSMSNETWNKLSPAQQEAVTAAAQKATAYNDEMRIKDEAELIAFFEGEGLKVYEPNREAFRTRVQQMYLESSFAETWPEGIVDRVNAVQ is encoded by the coding sequence ATGACCTTTACCAGACGCGCCACACTTGCGGCCGCCGCTGCCCTCGCCCTTTCGGGCGTCGCGCCAGCCTTCGCCGCCGACCCCATCAAGCTGCGCATTTCCACCCCCGCCGTCGAATCCGACTGGCATGCGAAAATGCTCACGGTTTTCAAGGACGAAGTTGAAAGCGCCCTGCCCGGCGAAGTGAACGTTGAAATCCACCTCAACGCCACCCTGTTCAAGCAGGGCACCGAGCCTGCAGCCATGCAGCGCGGCAATCTCGACATGGCCATGATCTCCGCTCAGGATATCGCCAAGCAGATCCCCGCATGGTCCGTGTTCACCGCCGGCTATCTGATCCGCGATCCAGAGCACCAGAAAGCCGTGTTCCGTGGCGAAATCGGCCAGGAATTCTATGGCATGGTTTCCGACCAGATGAACATTCATGTTCTCGACGTTGGCTATCTCGGCACACGCCAGCTGAACCTGCGCGATGACAAGGACATCCAGACCCCTGAAGATCTGGCCGGCACCAAGCTGCGCATGCCCGGCTCCGATGCCTGGCAGTTCCTCGGCACCGCCCTCGGTGCTTCCCCGGTTTCCATCGCCTTCGGTGAAGTCTATACCGCCCTGCAAACCGGCGTTGTTGACGGCCAGGACAATCCGCTGCCGACCGATAAGGCTGCAAAGTTTTATGAAGTCACCAAGCAGATCGTGCTGACCTCGCACCTGGTCGATGCCATCTTCCTGTCCATGTCCAACGAGACCTGGAACAAGCTGAGCCCCGCGCAGCAGGAAGCCGTGACCGCAGCCGCCCAGAAAGCCACTGCCTATAACGATGAAATGCGCATCAAGGACGAAGCCGAATTGATCGCCTTCTTTGAAGGTGAAGGCCTCAAGGTTTACGAGCCGAACCGCGAAGCATTCCGCACCCGCGTTCAGCAGATGTACCTTGAATCCAGCTTTGCCGAGACATGGCCCGAGGGTATTGTCGACCGCGTAAACGCCGTTCAGTAG
- a CDS encoding GntR family transcriptional regulator produces the protein MQKTENSSKTLRAEAYDRVISLLNIQALRPGQVVTQRELLEQTGTSLAAVREAIPRLEAEGLMIALRQRGLMIPNVDVAFVRNAYQLRVILELEAIANAPKHIPLATIKEWEALHRGILQRLEDEGPTEAIAETAQDIDWSMHDQLIDSLSNDLISEVYRVNSVKVRMAAQKRLLVTPFNVVRVMNEHLDILEALREQRGADAAAAMRKHIGNSMQLALGGDID, from the coding sequence ATGCAGAAAACGGAAAACAGTTCAAAAACCCTGCGGGCTGAAGCCTATGACCGGGTGATCTCGCTGCTGAATATTCAGGCGTTGCGTCCCGGTCAGGTGGTGACCCAGCGCGAGCTGCTGGAACAGACCGGCACATCGCTGGCGGCTGTGCGTGAGGCCATTCCCCGGCTGGAGGCTGAGGGGCTTATGATCGCGTTGCGCCAGCGGGGGCTGATGATCCCCAATGTCGATGTGGCTTTTGTGCGAAATGCCTATCAGCTCAGGGTTATTCTGGAACTCGAAGCAATTGCGAATGCGCCCAAGCACATTCCACTGGCGACGATAAAGGAATGGGAAGCCTTGCATCGCGGGATTTTGCAGCGGCTTGAAGATGAAGGGCCGACTGAGGCAATAGCCGAGACGGCGCAGGATATTGACTGGTCGATGCATGACCAGCTGATTGACTCACTGTCGAACGATTTGATTTCCGAGGTTTACCGTGTCAATTCCGTCAAGGTGCGCATGGCGGCGCAGAAGCGCCTGCTGGTGACCCCGTTCAATGTGGTCCGGGTGATGAACGAGCATCTCGATATTCTTGAAGCCTTGCGCGAGCAGCGCGGAGCGGATGCCGCTGCGGCCATGCGCAAGCATATTGGTAATTCCATGCAGCTCGCACTTGGCGGCGATATCGACTAG